One genomic segment of Streptomyces sp. RerS4 includes these proteins:
- a CDS encoding PIG-L family deacetylase codes for MSDGPPAPGPTLPEATGPAERSSTPKPAPHDVTSATATGDTPAEPPPAGPVPAAQREVGVDTPAGAARAVAAPASPVRRARGVKGVAVIAAVVAAFMFVLRGNEALAALGTPTAADSKATTATTVDAPDPGRVLQIVAHPDDDLYFMNPDLRYSIATGHPVTSVYLTSGEADGINAGAAKEASTRPDKPAYAEARQNGIRAAYAKMATGDRAAAWTRTAIPTAGGGHAELDVLVAKPQVNLVWLQMREAGHVYQDVPDSLHGLWDGRVPHLESMLASGSPVKQPFTYTKDQLVRTLAEILARYEPTTIRMQDPTPGRTHDTHRYTDHQDHFYGARFAQLAAAAYARDVDVKDRPHFATQNYVGYFNGSLPSALDPGEAKEKLDILGTYAWLDRQNHCGSEAGCGDLKVADRPSGNRWTDTVNYARGTGTSWLTSDRDQGLWAFKVLDGQVALWHRTGLLGRWSGPRLLPGTGMDPGISTVTLNDGRIAAFATRTTFGERPADYRREVVYAVQRAPGSEEFGAWDSLGTPEASDEQWTSDLSAPAVSVDGTGRAAVYVRDGASTLRGRVQREDGGWGPWESLGGADIHGTPTTATDGAGRRMVFAATTKTVIGWAQPTPGAPLGPATPTGLPDTTLPLTAEGREGGVRLWFRKPGSGNVRTALATVAGTGTDTGSDTSSDAGSDTGSLTTHGLTDLGGLQGFGAVTASGHLLAGRSSGGRLGSDLGRGRPWERSPLMFVGAPSSTMTGKNMVSLAVVGLDARLYVTSSADAPNAHLAPWQPVGPRNATTETTAATEAATP; via the coding sequence ATGTCCGACGGACCCCCCGCCCCCGGCCCCACCCTGCCGGAGGCCACGGGCCCCGCCGAGCGGTCGTCAACGCCCAAGCCCGCGCCACACGATGTGACCTCCGCCACGGCGACCGGCGACACCCCCGCCGAGCCCCCGCCCGCAGGGCCCGTCCCCGCCGCGCAGCGGGAGGTTGGCGTGGACACGCCGGCCGGGGCCGCGCGGGCCGTCGCCGCGCCCGCGTCCCCCGTCCGGCGGGCTCGCGGCGTCAAGGGCGTCGCCGTCATCGCAGCCGTCGTCGCGGCGTTCATGTTCGTGCTCCGGGGCAACGAGGCCCTCGCCGCCCTCGGGACGCCCACCGCCGCCGACTCCAAGGCCACCACCGCCACCACCGTCGACGCCCCCGACCCCGGCCGGGTGCTCCAGATCGTCGCCCACCCCGACGACGACCTGTACTTCATGAACCCGGACCTCCGCTATTCCATAGCCACCGGCCACCCCGTGACCTCGGTCTACCTCACCTCCGGCGAAGCCGACGGCATCAACGCGGGCGCCGCCAAAGAGGCGTCCACCCGCCCCGACAAGCCGGCCTACGCCGAGGCCCGCCAGAACGGCATCCGCGCCGCCTACGCCAAGATGGCCACCGGCGACCGCGCCGCCGCGTGGACCCGTACGGCCATCCCCACCGCCGGCGGCGGACACGCCGAGCTCGACGTCCTCGTCGCCAAGCCCCAGGTCAACCTGGTCTGGCTGCAGATGCGCGAGGCGGGCCACGTCTACCAGGACGTCCCCGACAGCCTGCACGGCCTGTGGGACGGCCGCGTTCCGCACCTGGAGTCGATGCTCGCCTCCGGCAGCCCCGTCAAGCAGCCGTTCACGTACACCAAGGACCAGCTCGTCCGCACGCTCGCCGAGATCCTCGCCCGTTACGAGCCGACGACGATCCGGATGCAGGACCCCACCCCCGGCCGCACCCACGACACCCACCGCTACACCGACCACCAGGACCACTTCTACGGCGCCCGCTTCGCCCAGCTCGCCGCCGCCGCGTACGCGCGCGACGTCGACGTCAAGGACCGCCCGCACTTCGCGACGCAGAACTACGTCGGCTACTTCAACGGCTCCCTCCCCAGCGCCCTCGACCCGGGCGAAGCCAAGGAGAAACTGGACATACTGGGCACCTACGCGTGGCTCGACCGGCAGAACCACTGCGGCAGCGAGGCCGGTTGCGGTGACCTCAAGGTGGCCGACCGCCCCTCCGGCAACCGGTGGACCGACACCGTCAACTACGCGCGCGGCACCGGCACCTCCTGGCTCACCTCCGACCGGGACCAGGGCCTGTGGGCCTTCAAGGTCCTCGACGGCCAGGTCGCGCTCTGGCACCGCACCGGCCTCCTCGGCCGCTGGAGCGGCCCCCGCCTGCTCCCCGGCACCGGCATGGACCCGGGCATCTCCACCGTCACCCTGAACGACGGCCGCATCGCCGCCTTCGCCACCCGCACCACCTTCGGCGAGCGCCCCGCCGACTACCGCCGCGAGGTCGTCTACGCCGTCCAGCGCGCCCCCGGCTCCGAGGAGTTCGGCGCGTGGGACTCGCTCGGCACGCCCGAGGCCTCCGACGAGCAGTGGACCTCCGACCTCAGCGCCCCCGCCGTGTCCGTCGACGGCACCGGCCGGGCGGCCGTCTACGTACGCGACGGCGCGAGCACCCTGCGCGGGCGCGTGCAGCGGGAGGACGGCGGCTGGGGGCCGTGGGAGAGCCTGGGCGGCGCCGACATCCACGGCACCCCGACCACCGCGACCGACGGCGCCGGGCGGCGCATGGTGTTCGCGGCGACCACGAAGACGGTCATCGGCTGGGCCCAGCCGACGCCCGGCGCCCCGCTGGGCCCGGCCACGCCCACCGGGCTGCCGGACACCACGCTCCCGCTGACGGCGGAGGGCCGCGAGGGCGGCGTACGGCTGTGGTTCCGCAAGCCGGGCTCGGGCAACGTGCGTACGGCGCTGGCGACGGTCGCGGGCACGGGCACGGACACGGGCTCGGACACGAGCTCGGACGCAGGGTCGGACACGGGCTCGCTCACCACCCACGGCCTCACCGACCTCGGCGGCCTCCAGGGCTTCGGCGCGGTGACGGCGAGCGGGCACCTGCTGGCCGGGCGTTCCTCGGGCGGCCGGCTCGGGTCGGACCTCGGGCGGGGGCGGCCGTGGGAGCGTTCGCCGCTGATGTTCGTGGGGGCGCCGTCCAGCACGATGACCGGGAAGAACATGGTCAGCCTGGCGGTGGTCGGGCTCGACGCCCGGCTGTACGTCACCTCCTCGGCGGACGCCCCGAACGCGCACCTGGCGCCGTGGCAACCGGTGGGCCCGCGCAACGCGACGACGGAGACGACGGCGGCCACGGAGGCTGCGACTCCGTAG
- a CDS encoding PIG-L family deacetylase, with the protein MPSMPPMSLTRRRFLLAAVVPMLTVGASGVLAVASGQQTPAEADAPRKPAAPPASVTAGSVVQVVAHPDDDLFFMNPDLSRSLTSATAVTTAYLTSGEADGRNEARGGEAKDPQQPADRTHYAEARQNGIRSAYAQMATGDRTSPWSRTVIPTAGGGQAELDVLLARPQINLVWLQLREARSPAGDNPDSLRGLWNGSIPALGAQLTSGTPVKQPFSYTKDQVTESIAGILERYRPTTIRMQDPTPGRYADSGKYTDHQDHMYGARFVQAATALYAERVTDRPHFTVQSYLGYHNGSLPHALDPQTAETKTGFLRTYAWHDRADYCGSPSGCGDRKVAGSPTGRNWAQSLRYARADTTAWLTEGTPGRLWAFAALDGRMAVWNRDPSGTWTGPTLLPGTGVDPGACAVRLPDGRVGVLATRTTLGPRPADYRREVVYAVQSAPGGPFGAWTSLGTPEPGDEPGTSAISAPAAAVDAEGRLTVYVRDTRRTLRARVQQPSGGFTDWERLGGEDLQSDPVTAVDAAGRRHVYATTTGSVLAWTQPTPGAPLAGPFPTGLPATTVPLTAVRDGAGVRLYFRRPDSGVVRSALATAGAGAPRLSAVTESGGRAGYGAVGVAGRILTGRANTGTISATTLGGPPAWTESRMLYAGAPAAVTDHTGTPTTTVLGLDAHLHTTTPTPHPTWHRAIPTTP; encoded by the coding sequence ATGCCCTCGATGCCCCCGATGTCCCTGACCCGCCGCCGCTTCCTCCTCGCGGCCGTGGTGCCCATGCTGACCGTGGGTGCCTCGGGCGTGCTCGCCGTCGCCTCCGGGCAACAGACACCGGCCGAGGCCGACGCCCCTCGCAAGCCCGCCGCGCCGCCCGCCAGCGTCACGGCCGGCTCCGTCGTCCAGGTCGTCGCGCACCCCGACGACGACCTGTTCTTCATGAACCCCGACCTCAGCCGCTCCCTGACGAGCGCCACCGCGGTCACCACCGCCTACCTCACCTCCGGCGAGGCCGACGGCCGCAACGAGGCCCGCGGCGGCGAGGCCAAGGACCCGCAACAGCCCGCCGACCGCACCCACTACGCGGAGGCCCGGCAGAACGGCATACGTTCCGCCTACGCCCAGATGGCCACGGGCGACCGCACCAGCCCGTGGAGCCGTACGGTCATACCCACCGCCGGCGGCGGCCAGGCCGAGCTGGACGTCCTCCTCGCCCGACCGCAGATCAACCTGGTCTGGCTGCAACTGCGCGAGGCCCGCAGCCCCGCGGGGGACAACCCGGACAGCCTGCGCGGCCTGTGGAACGGCTCCATACCCGCGCTGGGCGCCCAGCTGACCTCGGGCACCCCGGTCAAGCAGCCGTTCTCGTACACCAAGGACCAGGTGACGGAGTCCATAGCCGGGATCCTGGAACGGTACCGGCCGACGACGATACGCATGCAGGACCCCACGCCCGGCCGGTACGCCGACAGCGGCAAGTACACCGACCACCAGGACCACATGTACGGCGCCCGCTTCGTACAGGCCGCCACCGCCCTGTACGCGGAACGCGTCACGGACCGACCGCACTTCACGGTGCAGAGCTACCTCGGCTACCACAACGGCAGCCTGCCCCACGCGTTGGACCCGCAGACCGCCGAGACGAAGACCGGCTTCCTGCGCACCTACGCCTGGCACGACCGCGCCGACTACTGCGGCAGCCCCTCCGGCTGCGGCGACCGCAAGGTCGCGGGCAGCCCCACCGGGCGCAACTGGGCCCAGTCCCTGCGCTACGCCCGCGCCGACACCACCGCCTGGCTGACGGAGGGAACCCCCGGCCGGCTCTGGGCGTTCGCCGCGCTGGACGGGCGGATGGCCGTCTGGAACCGCGACCCCTCCGGCACCTGGACCGGCCCCACCCTGCTGCCGGGCACCGGCGTCGACCCGGGCGCCTGCGCCGTCCGCCTCCCCGACGGGCGGGTCGGCGTCCTCGCCACCCGCACCACGCTCGGACCCCGACCCGCCGACTACCGGCGCGAGGTCGTCTACGCCGTCCAGTCGGCGCCCGGCGGGCCGTTCGGGGCGTGGACCTCGCTCGGCACCCCCGAGCCGGGGGACGAGCCGGGCACCTCCGCGATCAGCGCCCCCGCCGCCGCCGTCGACGCGGAGGGCCGCCTCACGGTGTACGTCCGCGACACGCGGCGCACCCTGCGGGCCCGCGTGCAGCAGCCGTCGGGGGGCTTCACGGACTGGGAGCGGCTGGGCGGCGAGGACCTGCAGAGCGACCCCGTCACGGCGGTGGACGCGGCCGGCCGGCGCCACGTCTACGCCACCACCACCGGCTCCGTCCTGGCCTGGACGCAGCCCACCCCGGGCGCCCCGCTCGCCGGGCCCTTCCCGACGGGGCTGCCCGCCACCACGGTCCCGCTCACCGCGGTCCGGGACGGCGCGGGCGTCCGCCTGTACTTCCGGCGCCCCGACTCCGGGGTGGTGCGCAGCGCGCTGGCCACGGCGGGCGCGGGCGCCCCGCGGCTGTCCGCCGTCACCGAGTCGGGTGGCCGGGCGGGCTACGGCGCGGTCGGCGTCGCGGGCCGCATCCTGACGGGCCGCGCGAACACGGGCACCATCAGCGCAACCACCCTCGGCGGCCCACCCGCCTGGACGGAGTCCCGCATGCTCTACGCCGGCGCCCCCGCCGCCGTGACGGACCACACCGGCACCCCCACCACCACCGTCCTGGGCCTGGACGCCCACCTCCACACCACAACCCCCACCCCCCACCCCACCTGGCACCGAGCCATCCCGACAACGCCGTAA
- a CDS encoding DUF3578 domain-containing protein — MDDLLGKVLDLQGVWTASNTDEMRRRGVHIRQDLPALLKERSAGLADALGVSVDELGVEGRDGTGLKTEIPWVRVFGRERSPSATTGWYVVYLFSAGGERVYLSLNQGTTVWTGGEFKARKVADLQARVGWARPHFAEQTVGRTDLRREIRLDARTSLGRGYEPGNVIAIEYSRTALPSQDVLIADLLYMLGLLRTVYEAERLAPHIPGDPTPEVLEAERSAAVVAGRRNRREARPAPSGQGFRLTAAERRAIERRSVAAATAFFEAQGWSVKDVGNRESYDLQLQRGDERLHAEVKGTTSTGHDVILTRAEVEKQRQYYPDNALVVVHSIVLDRTSKEPVASGGVLVCTSPWSIADEDLTVISYAYRTALGGDAARRDLNAALNVATRG, encoded by the coding sequence GTGGATGATCTTTTGGGCAAGGTGCTGGATCTGCAGGGCGTGTGGACGGCCTCGAATACGGACGAGATGCGTAGGCGTGGCGTCCATATACGCCAGGACCTTCCCGCGCTGCTGAAAGAGCGCTCGGCGGGATTGGCCGACGCGCTCGGGGTGTCGGTCGACGAGTTGGGCGTCGAAGGCCGTGACGGGACCGGCCTCAAGACGGAGATACCCTGGGTGCGGGTCTTCGGGCGGGAGCGGTCGCCGAGTGCCACGACCGGCTGGTACGTCGTCTATCTGTTCAGCGCCGGGGGCGAGCGCGTCTACCTGTCCCTGAACCAGGGGACGACGGTCTGGACCGGCGGCGAATTCAAGGCCCGCAAGGTGGCGGACCTCCAGGCCCGCGTCGGATGGGCCCGGCCGCACTTCGCCGAGCAGACGGTGGGCCGGACGGATCTGCGGCGAGAGATACGACTGGACGCGCGCACCTCCCTCGGTCGCGGCTACGAGCCGGGCAACGTCATCGCCATCGAGTACTCCAGGACGGCCCTGCCCTCCCAGGACGTTCTCATCGCCGATCTGCTCTACATGCTGGGCCTGCTGAGGACGGTCTACGAGGCCGAGCGCCTGGCCCCGCACATCCCGGGCGACCCCACCCCCGAGGTGCTGGAAGCCGAGCGCAGCGCCGCCGTGGTGGCGGGTCGGCGCAACCGCCGCGAGGCGAGGCCGGCGCCGTCCGGGCAGGGCTTTCGCCTCACCGCGGCGGAGCGGCGCGCGATCGAGCGCCGCAGCGTCGCCGCGGCGACGGCCTTCTTCGAGGCACAGGGGTGGTCGGTCAAGGACGTCGGGAACCGGGAGTCCTACGACCTGCAGCTGCAGCGCGGCGACGAGCGCCTGCACGCCGAGGTCAAAGGCACCACGTCGACCGGCCACGACGTCATCCTGACCCGGGCCGAGGTCGAGAAGCAGCGGCAGTACTACCCGGACAACGCCTTGGTCGTCGTCCACTCCATCGTGCTCGACCGCACGTCGAAGGAACCGGTGGCCTCGGGCGGCGTCCTCGTCTGCACCTCCCCTTGGAGCATCGCCGACGAGGACTTGACCGTGATCTCCTACGCCTACCGCACGGCGCTCGGTGGCGACGCGGCGCGCCGCGACCTCAACGCCGCACTCAACGTGGCCACGAGAGGGTGA
- a CDS encoding GntR family transcriptional regulator — protein MGPKTQRVYETIRSWIESGRYAPGDKLPSERTLSAELEIGRTALRQVLARLASERLIRAYDRSSYRIVGGSNVPVPGEMESWKIHGSRRIYENRWVNLDLVDVEPPGVERFEHHVVRLFRVAITAVVDEQDRVLMLWRYRFVPEQWGWELPGGIVDAGEDAAVTAARETEEETGWRPTSVEHVVTYQPMIGMVDSPHEIFVARGATKVGEPTDAEEAGHVAWIPLDEISALMADGKLMGSGTLVALLHLLSSRPIAGR, from the coding sequence ATGGGACCCAAGACGCAGAGGGTCTACGAGACGATCCGATCCTGGATCGAGTCGGGCCGCTACGCCCCCGGCGACAAGCTGCCATCCGAGCGCACGTTGAGCGCCGAACTCGAAATCGGCCGTACGGCGCTGCGGCAGGTGCTCGCCCGGCTCGCGAGCGAGCGCCTGATCAGGGCGTACGACCGCAGCTCCTACCGCATCGTGGGCGGCTCGAACGTTCCCGTTCCCGGCGAGATGGAGTCCTGGAAGATCCACGGGTCTCGCCGCATCTACGAAAACCGCTGGGTGAACCTCGACCTCGTGGACGTCGAGCCGCCGGGCGTCGAGCGCTTCGAGCACCACGTCGTCCGGCTCTTCCGCGTGGCGATCACGGCTGTGGTGGACGAGCAGGACCGCGTGCTCATGCTGTGGCGCTACCGGTTCGTTCCGGAGCAGTGGGGTTGGGAGCTGCCCGGCGGCATCGTGGACGCGGGCGAAGACGCTGCGGTCACGGCCGCCCGCGAAACCGAGGAGGAGACCGGGTGGCGGCCGACGTCGGTTGAGCACGTGGTCACGTATCAGCCGATGATCGGCATGGTCGACTCGCCACACGAGATCTTCGTTGCTCGGGGTGCCACGAAGGTGGGGGAGCCGACCGACGCCGAAGAGGCCGGGCACGTCGCATGGATCCCGTTGGATGAGATCTCGGCGCTGATGGCCGACGGCAAGTTGATGGGGTCCGGAACGCTTGTCGCTCTGCTGCATCTGCTCTCGTCGCGGCCTATAGCCGGCCGGTGA
- a CDS encoding helix-turn-helix transcriptional regulator, giving the protein MGMGLRSARKARGWSQDRLIFEMERYAQQRLMEIASTASLKTYVSEWENGKRAISERYATILRPLLGVTDAELRGETEGLSFQQADGYEDLLDRIDSARSISESMVQTFLDQTELLRTMDRQMGAAGLVDQVTGHLARMEDALTFAVLPGTRRPIATALAGAATLAAWQALDAGSVERAWRQYELAKRAAQDADAPLYLAHAMGEQAYVLRDAGRPAMAVELIQDAQRTHAERQSPRLKAWLSAAEAELCATVGMDADARRALERAAAMLPGGDEPRDADMASIFLNGGHLARWRGNVLAMLGDSEAMEELYAALGTADPSFVRARSGLHSDLTQAHLARGELDQARSHLQQARLLANRTGSVRYRRRVELLTGRL; this is encoded by the coding sequence GTGGGGATGGGCTTACGGTCTGCTCGGAAAGCGCGCGGGTGGTCGCAGGACCGCCTGATCTTCGAGATGGAGCGGTACGCGCAGCAACGGCTCATGGAAATCGCGTCCACGGCCAGCCTGAAGACCTACGTCTCGGAGTGGGAGAACGGCAAGCGCGCCATCAGCGAGCGGTACGCCACGATCCTGCGACCCTTGCTCGGCGTCACCGATGCTGAACTGCGCGGCGAGACCGAAGGGCTGAGCTTCCAGCAGGCGGACGGGTACGAAGACCTACTCGACCGGATCGACTCGGCGCGGAGCATCAGCGAGTCGATGGTGCAGACGTTCCTCGATCAGACGGAGCTGCTGCGGACGATGGACCGGCAGATGGGCGCCGCCGGCCTTGTCGACCAGGTGACAGGCCATTTGGCCCGCATGGAGGACGCGCTGACGTTCGCCGTGCTCCCGGGCACGCGTCGCCCCATCGCCACCGCGTTGGCCGGCGCTGCGACGCTCGCGGCATGGCAAGCGCTGGACGCCGGATCCGTCGAGCGGGCATGGCGGCAGTACGAACTCGCGAAGCGCGCCGCCCAGGACGCCGACGCTCCGCTGTACCTGGCGCACGCGATGGGTGAGCAGGCCTACGTGCTGCGCGATGCCGGACGTCCGGCGATGGCGGTGGAGCTGATCCAGGACGCGCAGCGCACGCACGCCGAGCGGCAGTCGCCACGGCTCAAGGCTTGGCTAAGCGCGGCTGAGGCAGAACTGTGCGCCACGGTAGGCATGGATGCCGACGCCCGGCGGGCTCTTGAGAGGGCAGCGGCCATGCTTCCTGGCGGAGACGAGCCCCGGGACGCTGACATGGCAAGCATCTTCCTCAACGGGGGCCACCTCGCGCGTTGGCGCGGCAATGTGCTGGCGATGCTCGGTGACAGCGAGGCGATGGAGGAGTTGTACGCCGCGCTGGGCACGGCCGACCCGTCCTTCGTACGCGCGAGGTCCGGCCTCCACAGCGATCTCACACAAGCGCACCTCGCCCGCGGTGAACTGGACCAGGCGCGTTCGCACCTTCAGCAGGCGCGACTGCTGGCGAACCGCACAGGTTCTGTGCGGTACCGCCGGCGCGTCGAACTGCTCACCGGCCGGCTATAG
- a CDS encoding RNase adapter RapZ: MAGSRRFRSRKGFALSAVEIVSFGYLHAEPPAAHLTLDLREHFRDPHFAPDLRHLSAEDEPVRRAVLITPGIDSLIGATVLAVEAFEAGPAGGGVTVAVGCAGGRHRVVDRTTEGHAGRMRIPRLV, encoded by the coding sequence GTGGCGGGGAGCCGGAGGTTCCGGTCCCGGAAGGGGTTCGCGTTGTCTGCTGTTGAGATCGTCTCGTTCGGTTACCTGCACGCCGAGCCGCCCGCGGCTCATCTGACCTTGGACCTGCGGGAGCACTTCCGTGACCCGCACTTCGCCCCGGACCTGAGGCACTTGTCCGCCGAGGACGAGCCCGTGCGTCGCGCGGTGCTCATCACCCCCGGGATCGACTCGCTCATCGGCGCCACCGTGCTCGCGGTCGAGGCCTTCGAGGCCGGTCCGGCCGGCGGGGGCGTCACCGTGGCCGTTGGGTGTGCCGGGGGCCGGCACCGAGTCGTTGACCGGACTACGGAAGGACACGCCGGGCGGATGCGCATCCCTCGCTTGGTCTAG
- a CDS encoding site-specific integrase, which translates to MVPWLVFDEEGKVVQPVRRFLIDFIARDNRTGSVRSYAYDLLRWWRWLRVVNVEWNRATSAEVRDFVLWLRAATKPRRSARTHSASTAGTTNPITKKTYLDDRYKPRTIRHSNAVLRSFYDFWIESGGGPLVNPVPLARSDRRRPHAHHNPLEPFRRGEGRLRYNPKVPRRRPRQMPDERWNELFEALRSNRDRAILALAVSNGARASELLGVRGVDLDWGDQLMRVVRKGTLAEQWLPTSPEAFVWTRLYLAEGPPADPQLPLWWTLRRRDHGEGLAYQPMNYEALRAVFRRVNALLGTNWSMHDLRHTAALRMARDESLSLRDVQTILGHAHLNTTADVYLVEEESQVIRRVQEHLAELKERANRPAPPVAVGYDAGDLDVLFGGGAA; encoded by the coding sequence GTGGTGCCCTGGCTGGTCTTCGATGAGGAGGGGAAGGTCGTGCAGCCGGTCCGCAGGTTCCTGATCGACTTCATCGCCCGGGACAACCGGACCGGCAGCGTGCGCAGCTACGCCTACGACCTGCTGCGCTGGTGGCGGTGGCTACGGGTGGTCAATGTCGAGTGGAACCGCGCGACCTCGGCGGAGGTGCGGGATTTCGTCCTGTGGCTCAGGGCCGCGACGAAGCCGCGCAGGTCGGCGCGTACGCACTCCGCGTCGACTGCGGGGACCACGAATCCGATCACGAAGAAGACGTACCTGGATGACCGCTACAAGCCGCGGACGATCCGGCACAGCAACGCGGTACTGCGCAGTTTCTACGACTTCTGGATCGAGTCGGGCGGCGGTCCACTGGTCAACCCCGTACCGCTGGCGCGGTCCGACCGGCGTCGGCCGCATGCTCATCACAACCCGTTGGAGCCCTTCCGACGGGGTGAGGGGCGCCTGCGCTACAACCCGAAGGTTCCCCGGCGCAGGCCCCGGCAGATGCCGGACGAGCGGTGGAACGAGCTGTTCGAGGCTCTTCGCTCGAACCGCGACCGAGCGATCCTGGCCTTGGCGGTCAGCAACGGCGCCCGCGCGTCGGAGCTGCTGGGTGTTCGCGGAGTCGACCTGGACTGGGGCGACCAGCTCATGCGGGTCGTGCGCAAGGGCACCTTGGCAGAGCAGTGGTTGCCGACCAGCCCGGAGGCATTCGTCTGGACCCGCCTCTACCTCGCCGAAGGACCGCCGGCCGATCCCCAGCTCCCACTGTGGTGGACCCTTCGCCGCCGGGACCACGGTGAGGGGCTGGCCTACCAGCCCATGAACTACGAGGCTCTGCGCGCGGTGTTCCGCAGGGTCAACGCGCTGCTGGGCACGAACTGGTCGATGCACGACCTGCGGCACACTGCCGCCCTGCGGATGGCTCGCGACGAGAGCTTGTCGCTGCGGGACGTGCAGACCATCCTCGGTCATGCCCACCTGAATACGACGGCCGATGTCTACCTGGTGGAAGAAGAGTCCCAGGTCATCCGACGTGTTCAAGAGCACCTGGCCGAGCTCAAGGAACGGGCGAATCGGCCCGCCCCACCCGTCGCAGTGGGCTACGACGCGGGCGATCTGGACGTTCTCTTCGGCGGGGGTGCGGCATGA